The sequence below is a genomic window from Sphingomonas jaspsi DSM 18422.
GTCGCCCTTCAAATTGACATCGAGAATCGCGAGGTCGAATCCACCCTGCTGCGCGTGCGCGCAGGCCGACGGCACGTCTTCGCAGATCGCAACCACCTCATGACCCAGCGACGAGAGGAAGTCCTCCAGCATCATCGCAATCAGCGGTTCGTCCTCGACGACCAAAATTTTACGCGGGCTACCCATGGCGACTGAATAAGCGCACGCGTTAAACCTGTGAAGAATTATTTCGCAGCGAGAACCTTCCGTACCGCTTCGGCCAATTCCTGCACCGAAAAGGGCTTGGGAAGGAAGGCGACGTTGGCGATGTCTATCGACTTGCGCAGCTGTTCCTCGGCATAGCCGGACATGAACAGGATCGGGATGTCAGGACGGGTCTTGCGCGCTTCGCGAACCATCGTCGGGCCATCCATCAGCGGCATGACCACGTCCGAAATCATCAGCGCGA
It includes:
- a CDS encoding response regulator, whose amino-acid sequence is MGSPRKILVVEDEPLIAMMLEDFLSSLGHEVVAICEDVPSACAHAQQGGFDLAILDVNLKGDSVWPVATALKEQGISFILASGGFVDRPPAEFVDSPMIDKPYTIDRVSAKIAEVLDGAAA